One part of the Vibrio ponticus genome encodes these proteins:
- a CDS encoding polysaccharide biosynthesis/export family protein yields the protein MNKLVYTLLIALSIILSSFYASAFEDTYIIGAGDKIQISVYGEDELSIDELYVNNSGKFEYPYLGQVIVVGKTLEQLKNELTSGLQGDYLISPKVRVSIVEFRSIYVNGEVKKPGGYQYHPGLTVDKAIALAGGFTDRASRNKISISQADKAAKKSVSLSTRVLPGDIIVVDQSFF from the coding sequence ATGAATAAATTAGTCTATACGCTTTTAATTGCCTTGAGCATTATTTTAAGTTCATTTTATGCCAGTGCTTTCGAGGATACTTATATCATTGGAGCAGGGGATAAAATTCAAATTTCTGTGTATGGTGAGGATGAGCTTTCTATTGATGAACTATATGTAAATAATAGTGGTAAATTTGAATATCCTTACTTAGGTCAAGTCATTGTTGTGGGTAAAACACTCGAACAATTAAAAAATGAATTAACGTCCGGATTACAAGGTGATTATCTTATATCGCCGAAAGTGAGAGTGAGCATCGTTGAGTTTCGCTCCATTTATGTCAACGGAGAAGTAAAAAAACCAGGAGGATATCAGTATCACCCAGGTCTAACCGTAGACAAGGCAATCGCGCTAGCTGGTGGATTTACTGACAGAGCCTCAAGAAATAAAATCAGCATTTCACAAGCAGATAAAGCCGCAAAGAAGTCAGTAAGTCTTTCTACGCGCGTGCTTCCTGGAGACATTATCGTTGTTGATCAAAGTTTCTTCTAA
- a CDS encoding outer membrane beta-barrel protein: MKRVSKCILWLSGSLTSFASVSSNSAGYITDSGIHIIPIIETKIEHIDNVGRLSESESLESSTVSILKPGVVFLSNRNGNRYELAYRLSSGSYFNSMDDSFLDHFVISHNTIQINPRNSFQLNYELTKGHEERGTGLLAGDELSKIATEPVRYTIHNVDFGYSFGSKGAKGKIESGLKYLRKEHINYREINNDDLARYSTRYKDFEQLGGSLAFYYRLSHSTQLIAQLELFDKNYSLAEPENNQSQDSFNSFYYFGAEWDVTGKTTGRLRLGLQNKDYESSARKDFSGLSWKGDLDWRPAGHSTISIMTGMEAEDSAQDSTYLDRMNFSSQWQHFWLSYFYTRVGFSLSKEDYSESERKDKLNNIDVSIGYSETEDADISMGWRYEKNDSTLNSNTYSQNVWYLSASLAF, encoded by the coding sequence ATGAAAAGAGTGAGCAAATGCATTTTGTGGTTGTCAGGTTCACTGACATCATTTGCTAGTGTCTCTAGTAATTCTGCTGGATATATTACTGATTCTGGAATTCATATTATACCAATTATAGAGACAAAAATTGAGCATATTGATAATGTAGGTCGTTTGTCTGAGAGTGAATCGCTAGAATCGTCGACGGTGTCTATTCTTAAGCCTGGTGTGGTGTTTTTATCCAATAGAAATGGCAATCGATATGAATTAGCCTATCGGCTATCGTCAGGTAGCTATTTCAATAGCATGGATGACAGTTTTTTAGATCACTTTGTTATCAGTCATAATACAATACAGATAAATCCACGTAATAGTTTCCAGCTTAATTATGAGCTAACCAAAGGTCATGAAGAACGTGGTACGGGGTTATTAGCTGGAGATGAATTATCAAAAATCGCTACAGAACCTGTTCGTTATACCATTCACAATGTTGATTTTGGATACAGTTTTGGCTCCAAGGGTGCTAAAGGGAAGATTGAATCTGGGTTAAAGTATTTACGCAAAGAGCACATTAACTACCGAGAAATTAATAACGATGATTTAGCCCGCTATAGCACACGGTATAAAGATTTTGAACAATTAGGGGGGAGTTTGGCGTTTTACTATCGTTTATCACATAGTACGCAGTTAATTGCCCAACTAGAGCTATTTGATAAAAACTACAGCTTGGCTGAACCGGAAAACAATCAATCGCAAGATAGCTTTAATAGCTTCTACTACTTTGGTGCGGAGTGGGATGTCACTGGAAAAACGACAGGAAGATTACGTCTTGGTCTGCAAAATAAAGATTATGAATCGAGTGCAAGAAAAGACTTTAGTGGTTTGAGCTGGAAAGGGGATTTGGATTGGCGTCCGGCAGGACATTCAACCATATCAATTATGACAGGTATGGAAGCAGAGGACTCAGCGCAAGATTCGACATACCTTGACCGAATGAATTTCTCATCCCAATGGCAGCATTTTTGGCTCAGCTATTTTTACACTCGAGTAGGATTTTCTTTGAGTAAAGAAGATTATTCTGAGTCAGAAAGAAAAGACAAACTTAATAATATAGATGTTTCCATTGGATATAGTGAAACAGAGGATGCAGATATTTCTATGGGATGGAGGTATGAAAAAAATGATTCCACACTCAATTCAAATACATACTCTCAAAATGTGTGGTATCTATCTGCAAGCTTAGCTTTTTAA